One genomic region from Kineobactrum salinum encodes:
- the purF gene encoding amidophosphoribosyltransferase: protein MCGLVGMVGKGDVGPDIYDALTVLQHRGQDAAGIMTCRGGRFNQRKSEGLVRDVFRQDHMARLKGPIGIGHVRYPTAGSSGPALAQPFYVNSPYGIALAHNGNLTNSEQLARELFQDDLRHLNTDSDSEVLLNVFAHEMQTLGKLSPGPDDIFQAITAVHRRCRGGYAAVALLVDYGVVGFRDPFGIRPLVIGVRDTAAGEEHMLASESVALDVLGFRLLGDVAPGEAVFIDSKGALHRRQCASNPQLCPCIFEHVYFARPDSLMDGISVYKTRMRQGETLARKILRERPQHDIDVVIAIPDTSRIAGQSLASALDIKFREGFMKNRYIGRTFIMPGQSQRKRSVRQKLNAVPLEFEGKNVMLVDDSIVRGTTCRQIIQMARDAGARKVYFASAAPPVRYPNVYGIDMPSAEELIAHGRTVEEVCELIGADWLIYQDLEDLIECSREGNKEAEGFDCSVFNGEYLTGDVDRAYLDRIEALRNDDAQSLSRTTMLAEGAVVGLHNDAS from the coding sequence ATGTGCGGTCTGGTAGGAATGGTAGGCAAGGGCGATGTCGGCCCGGACATTTATGATGCGTTGACGGTATTGCAGCATCGCGGCCAGGATGCGGCCGGGATCATGACCTGCCGTGGCGGACGTTTCAATCAGCGCAAGAGCGAGGGCCTGGTGCGGGATGTGTTTCGTCAGGACCATATGGCGCGTCTCAAGGGCCCTATCGGTATCGGCCATGTGCGCTACCCGACGGCCGGCAGCTCCGGCCCGGCGCTGGCACAGCCATTTTATGTCAACTCCCCCTACGGCATTGCGCTGGCGCACAATGGCAATCTCACCAATTCAGAACAGCTGGCCAGGGAACTGTTCCAGGATGACCTGCGCCACCTGAATACGGATTCGGATTCAGAAGTGTTGTTGAACGTGTTTGCCCACGAGATGCAGACCCTGGGCAAACTCAGCCCTGGGCCGGACGACATCTTCCAGGCGATCACGGCGGTACACCGGCGCTGCCGCGGCGGCTATGCAGCCGTCGCATTGCTGGTCGACTATGGCGTGGTCGGCTTTCGCGACCCGTTCGGGATCAGGCCACTGGTAATAGGGGTACGCGACACCGCCGCCGGTGAAGAGCATATGCTCGCCTCCGAGAGTGTTGCCCTGGACGTCCTCGGTTTTCGTCTGCTCGGTGACGTGGCCCCCGGTGAGGCCGTGTTCATCGACAGCAAGGGTGCGCTGCACCGGCGCCAGTGTGCCAGCAACCCGCAGCTGTGCCCCTGTATTTTCGAACACGTGTACTTCGCCCGGCCGGACTCGCTGATGGACGGCATCTCGGTCTACAAGACGCGCATGCGTCAGGGTGAGACGCTGGCGCGCAAGATCCTGCGCGAACGGCCGCAGCACGATATCGATGTGGTGATCGCGATCCCCGACACCAGCCGGATTGCCGGCCAGTCGCTGGCGTCCGCGTTGGACATCAAGTTTCGCGAAGGCTTCATGAAGAACCGCTACATCGGCCGCACCTTCATCATGCCGGGCCAAAGCCAGCGCAAGCGATCCGTGCGCCAGAAACTTAACGCCGTGCCGTTGGAGTTTGAGGGCAAGAACGTGATGTTGGTGGATGACTCGATCGTCCGCGGCACCACCTGCCGCCAGATAATTCAGATGGCGCGCGACGCCGGTGCCAGGAAAGTGTATTTTGCCTCGGCCGCGCCGCCAGTGCGCTACCCCAACGTCTACGGCATTGATATGCCCTCGGCAGAAGAATTGATTGCCCACGGTCGCACGGTGGAAGAGGTCTGTGAGCTGATCGGCGCGGACTGGCTGATCTACCAGGATCTGGAAGACCTGATTGAATGTTCCCGCGAAGGAAACAAAGAGGCCGAGGGCTTCGATTGTTCAGTATTCAACGGCGAGTATCTGACCGGCGATGTTGACCGCGCCTATCTTGACCGCATTGAAGCCTTGCGCAACGATGATGCCCAGAGCCTCAGTCGGACCACTATGCTAGCAGAGGGGGCGGTAGTCGGTTTGCATAACGACGCCAGTTGA
- a CDS encoding O-succinylhomoserine sulfhydrylase, with protein MSEDQYPDPLDGAQLDTLAIRAGIARSGEGEHSEPIFATSSYVFDSAADAAARFAGEQPGNVYSRYTNPTVRTFEQRIAALEGGEMAVGTASGMAAILSTCMALLKAGDHVLCSRDVFGTTTNLFARYLGKFGVQVDFVPLLALNQWRAGVRPETALLFVETPSNPLCEVADLSALATIAHDAGALLVVDNCFCTPALQRPLALGADIVIHSATKYLDGQGRCVGGAVVGAAEQMTEVLTFLRTCGPTMSAFNAWVFLKGLETLRLRMEAHSHTALELALWLQQQPQVQRVYYAGLPDHPGHELAARQQSAFGGVLSFEVRGGREQAWRFIDATRIISLTANLGDAKSTIVHPATTTHGRLSPEQRAAAGIGDNLIRVAVGLEHPDDLRTDLQRGLDATV; from the coding sequence ATGAGCGAAGACCAGTACCCAGACCCCCTGGACGGGGCGCAGTTGGACACCCTGGCGATCCGTGCGGGCATCGCCCGCAGCGGCGAGGGCGAGCACTCGGAACCTATTTTTGCCACCTCGAGCTATGTGTTCGATTCGGCCGCGGATGCTGCCGCCCGCTTTGCCGGCGAGCAGCCCGGCAATGTCTATTCGCGCTACACCAACCCCACAGTGCGGACCTTCGAGCAGCGGATTGCCGCACTGGAAGGTGGCGAGATGGCCGTGGGCACCGCATCCGGCATGGCCGCCATCCTCAGTACCTGCATGGCCCTGCTGAAGGCTGGCGACCATGTGCTGTGCTCGCGCGACGTATTCGGTACCACCACCAACCTGTTCGCCCGCTACCTGGGCAAGTTCGGTGTACAGGTAGATTTCGTCCCGCTGCTGGCGCTGAACCAGTGGCGCGCCGGAGTGCGACCGGAAACCGCACTGCTGTTCGTGGAGACGCCGTCCAATCCGCTGTGTGAAGTCGCCGACCTGTCGGCCCTGGCCACGATCGCCCATGACGCCGGTGCCCTGCTGGTCGTCGACAACTGCTTCTGTACCCCGGCCCTGCAGCGCCCGCTGGCGCTGGGGGCGGATATCGTGATCCATTCCGCCACCAAATACCTGGATGGCCAGGGCCGCTGTGTCGGTGGCGCGGTAGTGGGCGCGGCCGAGCAGATGACGGAAGTACTCACCTTCCTGCGCACCTGCGGTCCCACCATGAGCGCGTTCAACGCCTGGGTGTTCCTGAAGGGCCTGGAAACCCTGCGCCTGAGGATGGAGGCCCACAGCCACACTGCGCTGGAACTGGCGCTGTGGCTGCAACAACAACCGCAGGTACAGCGCGTCTACTACGCCGGCCTGCCCGACCATCCCGGCCACGAACTGGCCGCGCGCCAGCAAAGCGCCTTCGGCGGCGTTTTATCATTCGAGGTCCGTGGCGGGCGCGAACAGGCCTGGCGCTTTATCGACGCGACCCGCATCATCTCGCTCACCGCCAACCTGGGCGATGCCAAATCCACGATCGTGCATCCCGCCACCACCACCCACGGCCGCCTCAGCCCCGAACAGCGCGCCGCGGCAGGCATCGGCGACAACCTGATCCGGGTAGCGGTGGGGCTGGAACATCCGGACGACCTGCGGACCGATCTGCAGCGGGGCCTGGACGCAACCGTCTGA